One Falsarthrobacter nasiphocae DNA segment encodes these proteins:
- the ctaD gene encoding aa3-type cytochrome oxidase subunit I, whose amino-acid sequence MTTYEYRGHSGAAVDAPRVVPKSKGRILVNWITSTDHKTIGYMYLIASFIFFCFGGVMALLIRFELFEPGMQILQTKEQYNQLFTMHGTIMLLMFATPLFAGFANIIMPLQIGAPDVAFPRLNALAFWFFLFGSIIACAGFIAPQGAASFGWFAYAPLSSTTYSPGLGGDLWVFGLGLSGFGTILGGVNFITTIICMRAPGMTMWRMPIFTWNTLVTGILILMAFPPLASALFALGMDRRFGGHVFDPESGGAVLWQHLFWFFGHPEVYIIALPFFGIVSEIFPVFSRKPIFGYKGLVYATLAIAALSVTVWAHHMYVTGAVMLPFFSFMTMLIAVPTGVKFFNWIGTMWRGSITFETPMLWSLGFLVTFLFGGLTGVILSSPPMDYHLSDTYFVVAHFHYVIFGTVVFAMFAGFYFWWPKFTGRMLNERLGKIHFWLLFVGFHGTFLIQHWLGVMGMPRRYADYLPEDGFTDMNQLSTVFSIILGLSMVPWFINVWKTATSAPKVEVDDPWGFGASLEWATSCPPPRHNFTSLPRIRSERPALDLHHPELIPVGHGADDRKDG is encoded by the coding sequence ATGACAACGTATGAATACAGGGGGCATTCGGGGGCTGCTGTCGACGCCCCGCGCGTGGTCCCGAAGTCCAAGGGCCGCATCCTCGTCAACTGGATCACCTCGACTGATCACAAGACGATCGGCTACATGTACCTGATCGCCTCCTTCATCTTCTTCTGCTTCGGCGGCGTGATGGCTCTGCTCATCCGCTTCGAGCTCTTCGAGCCCGGCATGCAGATCCTTCAGACGAAGGAGCAGTACAACCAGCTCTTCACCATGCACGGCACGATCATGCTGCTCATGTTCGCCACGCCGCTTTTCGCTGGCTTCGCGAACATCATCATGCCGCTGCAGATCGGCGCACCCGACGTCGCCTTCCCGCGACTCAACGCGCTGGCCTTCTGGTTCTTCCTCTTCGGCTCGATCATCGCCTGCGCCGGCTTCATCGCCCCGCAGGGTGCGGCCTCCTTCGGATGGTTCGCGTACGCGCCGCTCTCGAGCACGACCTACTCGCCTGGCCTCGGCGGTGACCTCTGGGTCTTCGGCCTCGGCCTCTCCGGCTTCGGCACCATCCTCGGTGGCGTCAACTTCATCACGACGATCATCTGCATGCGCGCACCGGGCATGACGATGTGGCGCATGCCGATCTTCACCTGGAACACCCTCGTGACGGGCATCCTCATCCTCATGGCGTTCCCGCCGCTCGCGTCGGCGCTCTTCGCGCTCGGCATGGACCGCCGTTTCGGTGGTCACGTGTTCGACCCGGAGTCCGGTGGAGCCGTCCTGTGGCAGCACCTCTTCTGGTTCTTCGGCCACCCCGAGGTGTACATCATCGCCCTGCCGTTCTTCGGCATCGTCTCGGAGATCTTCCCGGTCTTCTCCCGGAAGCCGATCTTCGGCTACAAGGGCCTCGTGTACGCGACGCTCGCCATCGCCGCCCTCTCTGTCACCGTGTGGGCGCACCACATGTACGTGACGGGCGCGGTCATGCTGCCGTTCTTCTCGTTCATGACGATGCTCATCGCGGTTCCGACCGGCGTGAAGTTCTTCAACTGGATCGGCACCATGTGGCGCGGCTCCATCACGTTCGAGACGCCCATGCTGTGGAGCCTCGGCTTCCTCGTGACGTTCCTCTTCGGCGGTCTGACCGGTGTCATCCTGTCCTCCCCGCCGATGGACTACCACCTCTCGGACACGTACTTCGTCGTGGCTCACTTCCACTACGTGATCTTCGGTACGGTCGTGTTCGCGATGTTCGCGGGCTTCTACTTCTGGTGGCCCAAGTTCACCGGGCGCATGCTCAACGAGCGCCTCGGCAAGATCCACTTCTGGCTCCTGTTCGTGGGCTTCCACGGCACCTTCCTCATCCAGCACTGGCTGGGCGTCATGGGCATGCCGCGCCGCTACGCGGACTACCTGCCTGAGGACGGGTTCACCGACATGAACCAGCTCTCGACGGTGTTCTCGATCATCCTGGGCCTGTCGATGGTTCCTTGGTTCATCAACGTCTGGAAGACGGCCACGAGCGCCCCCAAGGTGGAAGTGGACGACCCGTGGGGCTTCGGTGCCTCGCTCGAGTGGGCAACGTCCTGCCCGCCGCCGCGACACAACTTCACCTCGCTGCCGCGCATCCGCTCGGAGCGTCCCGCCCTTGACCTGCACCACCCGGAGCTCATTCCGGTGGGTCACGGTGCCGATGACCGGAAGGATGGCTAG
- a CDS encoding cytochrome c oxidase subunit 4, with protein sequence MKIESNIFLFLVPFFLVVGVVYGFMTEWTEWVGMLAIPVTGLMALMIGFYLSSNARRLDGLRPEDRLDAEIHEGSGEQGLFSPWSWWPLVLALGAAGAFLGLAMGWWVFFIAAGIGVVGVIGWVYEYSRGDHAH encoded by the coding sequence ATGAAGATCGAATCCAACATCTTCCTCTTCCTCGTCCCGTTCTTCCTGGTTGTGGGCGTTGTCTACGGCTTCATGACCGAGTGGACCGAGTGGGTCGGCATGCTGGCCATCCCGGTCACGGGCCTCATGGCCCTCATGATCGGGTTCTACCTGAGTTCTAACGCTCGCCGTCTGGACGGCCTCCGCCCGGAGGACCGCCTCGACGCCGAGATCCACGAGGGCTCCGGCGAGCAGGGTCTGTTCAGCCCCTGGTCGTGGTGGCCGCTCGTCCTGGCCCTCGGTGCCGCTGGCGCCTTCCTTGGCCTGGCCATGGGCTGGTGGGTCTTCTTCATCGCCGCTGGCATCGGCGTTGTCGGCGTCATCGGCTGGGTGTACGAGTACAGCCGCGGCGACCACGCGCACTAG
- the erpA gene encoding iron-sulfur cluster insertion protein ErpA, with protein sequence MSTDVSEKTEMPTHEVALSDVAAEKVRSLLAQEGRDDLRLRVAVQPGGCSGLIYQLYFDERILDGDAVRDFDGVEVVVDKMSVPYLSGASIDFEDTISKQGFTIDNPNAEGSCACGDSFH encoded by the coding sequence ATGAGCACTGACGTTTCCGAGAAGACCGAGATGCCGACCCACGAGGTCGCCCTCTCCGACGTTGCGGCTGAGAAGGTCCGCAGCCTCCTCGCCCAGGAAGGCCGGGACGACCTCCGCCTCCGCGTGGCCGTTCAGCCGGGCGGCTGCTCGGGCCTCATCTACCAGCTCTACTTCGACGAGCGCATCCTTGACGGAGACGCGGTCCGCGACTTCGACGGCGTCGAGGTCGTCGTCGACAAGATGAGCGTTCCTTACCTCTCGGGCGCTTCCATCGACTTCGAGGACACGATCTCGAAGCAGGGCTTCACGATCGACAACCCCAACGCTGAGGGATCCTGCGCCTGCGGAGACTCGTTCCACTAG
- a CDS encoding DUF3043 domain-containing protein, which yields MFRQKKTPDLTGSSESEPSTPATHGSTAAPAAPSAGTSPAVASAQTEPSAPQRQRHPQEKKGVRTPTRKEREAARKRPLVTDPDEAKRQRREARAREAEKMREALKTGDERHLPLKHRGPNRRLIRKVVDERFRISELLMFVTLPFLVVSLVFASNLELQRMIGWFFYAYVLVIIVEFIFLTRQVRARQAAAGMTRQPGDVRYIIERAILFRKMRLPAVGV from the coding sequence GTGTTCCGACAGAAGAAGACCCCTGACCTGACGGGCTCCAGCGAAAGCGAGCCCTCGACTCCGGCGACCCACGGCTCCACGGCCGCGCCTGCGGCCCCCTCCGCGGGCACGTCCCCGGCCGTGGCCTCCGCGCAGACGGAGCCCTCCGCGCCGCAGCGCCAGCGGCACCCGCAGGAGAAGAAGGGCGTGCGCACGCCCACGCGCAAGGAGCGGGAGGCCGCCCGCAAGCGCCCCCTCGTGACGGATCCGGACGAGGCCAAGCGCCAGCGCCGCGAGGCCCGGGCCCGGGAAGCCGAGAAGATGCGCGAGGCCCTCAAGACAGGCGACGAGCGCCACCTGCCGCTCAAGCACCGCGGCCCCAATCGGCGCCTCATCCGCAAGGTGGTGGACGAGCGCTTCCGCATCTCGGAGCTGCTCATGTTCGTCACGCTGCCCTTCCTCGTCGTCAGCCTCGTCTTCGCCTCCAACCTCGAGCTGCAGCGCATGATTGGCTGGTTCTTCTACGCCTACGTGCTCGTCATCATCGTCGAGTTCATCTTCCTCACGCGCCAGGTCCGCGCCCGCCAGGCGGCCGCCGGGATGACGCGGCAGCCGGGAGACGTCCGCTACATCATCGAGAGGGCCATCCTGTTCCGCAAGATGCGCCTTCCGGCCGTGGGCGTCTGA
- the qcrA gene encoding cytochrome bc1 complex Rieske iron-sulfur subunit: MSSHKDSSGAVVAQKDTADRFADPGIPPHGDRVTDIDPRAAKSAERLVAFFFVLSIVGTLLFFFGYFFMKPSPEDHIAGVRTQNLLLGLGTAFAMFGIGIGIVQWAKSLMPDHEIAEDRHEIRPEEDRRDAAAIINQVLDESGVARRPLIRNTLIAAGLLAPLPAIAIFRDLSPSVDVDVLRHTLWAKGVKLVRDPDGTPIRAADVQLGSAFHVIPENLESAEHKLNEKAKAVVLLMRLDPAKMKISEGRENWHVDGIVAYSKICTHVGCPVALYEQHTHHLLCPCHQSTFDLTQECKVIFGPAGHALPQLPIEVDADGYLVAQSDFHEPVGPSYWERG; encoded by the coding sequence GTGAGCTCGCATAAGGATTCGTCCGGCGCAGTCGTCGCGCAGAAGGACACTGCGGACCGCTTCGCGGACCCGGGAATTCCCCCTCACGGTGACAGGGTCACAGACATCGACCCGCGGGCAGCGAAGTCCGCGGAGCGGCTCGTGGCCTTCTTCTTCGTGCTGTCCATCGTAGGCACCCTGCTGTTCTTCTTCGGATACTTCTTCATGAAGCCGAGCCCGGAAGACCACATCGCGGGTGTACGGACGCAGAACCTCCTGCTCGGTCTCGGCACGGCATTCGCCATGTTCGGCATCGGCATCGGCATCGTCCAGTGGGCCAAGAGCCTCATGCCGGACCACGAGATCGCCGAGGACCGCCACGAGATCCGCCCCGAGGAGGACCGCCGCGACGCCGCCGCCATCATCAACCAGGTCCTGGACGAGTCCGGCGTTGCCCGCCGTCCGCTCATCCGCAACACCTTGATTGCCGCTGGCCTCCTGGCCCCGCTCCCCGCCATTGCGATTTTCCGGGACCTCTCCCCCAGCGTCGACGTCGACGTTCTCCGCCACACGCTGTGGGCCAAGGGCGTCAAGCTCGTTCGCGACCCGGATGGCACGCCCATCCGCGCTGCGGACGTTCAGCTGGGCTCGGCGTTCCACGTCATCCCGGAGAACCTGGAGTCGGCTGAGCACAAGCTCAACGAGAAGGCCAAGGCCGTCGTCCTCCTCATGCGCCTCGACCCCGCGAAGATGAAGATCTCCGAGGGGCGCGAGAACTGGCATGTGGACGGCATCGTCGCCTACTCCAAGATCTGCACGCACGTCGGATGCCCCGTTGCTCTGTACGAGCAGCACACGCACCACCTGCTGTGCCCCTGCCACCAGTCGACGTTCGACCTCACCCAGGAGTGCAAGGTCATCTTCGGCCCGGCGGGTCACGCCCTTCCGCAGCTCCCCATCGAGGTCGACGCCGACGGCTACCTTGTCGCGCAGTCCGACTTCCACGAGCCCGTCGGCCCGTCGTACTGGGAACGAGGTTAA
- a CDS encoding dipeptidase yields MTHSSSSDLSAAQAQELVDREFDSVLAELKDLVAIPGIAWESFDPADLGRSAEAVAELARQAGFSDVAIHRAETTLDGKPFTGGPAVIATIPAPEGAPTVLLYAHHDVQPPQDRALWDTEPFVATEKNGRLYGRGAADDKAGIMVHIAAVRTLLKHFGGRLPVGVTLFVEGEEEAGSPTFRAFLDEHRDELRADAIVVADSSNWVVGTPALTTSLRGLVDGVVRVRVAEHASHSGMFGGPVLDALTVLGRVIASLHDENGDVAVKGLHVREAEASVEYPEADFARDAGLLGSSRLAGSGALTSRLWNKPALSVIGIDAPSVAVASNTLLSEARAKLSLRIAPGERPEQAMKALAAHIEALDVFGAEIAFEPGEAGQPFQTDTSAPYAQTMLSALGEAFGTDAVETGLGGSIPFIADLKEVYPAVEILVTGVEDPDSRAHSANESLDLGDFRKAIVAETLLLARAASVREESGPSER; encoded by the coding sequence ATGACTCACTCTTCCTCTTCTGACCTCTCAGCGGCCCAGGCGCAAGAACTCGTGGACCGGGAGTTCGACTCTGTCCTGGCCGAGCTCAAGGACCTCGTGGCCATCCCGGGCATCGCCTGGGAGTCCTTCGATCCTGCTGATCTCGGGCGCTCGGCCGAGGCCGTCGCCGAGCTCGCGCGCCAGGCGGGTTTCAGCGACGTCGCCATCCACAGGGCCGAGACCACACTTGACGGCAAGCCGTTCACCGGCGGACCGGCCGTCATCGCGACGATTCCCGCGCCCGAAGGCGCACCGACCGTCCTCCTCTACGCACACCACGACGTCCAGCCGCCGCAGGACCGCGCGCTCTGGGACACCGAGCCCTTCGTGGCCACGGAGAAGAACGGCCGCCTCTACGGGCGCGGCGCCGCGGATGACAAGGCCGGGATCATGGTCCACATCGCCGCCGTGCGCACCCTCCTCAAGCACTTCGGCGGTCGACTGCCCGTCGGCGTGACCCTCTTTGTCGAGGGAGAGGAGGAGGCGGGGTCCCCGACCTTCCGGGCCTTCCTCGACGAGCACCGGGACGAGCTCCGGGCGGACGCGATTGTCGTCGCCGATTCCAGCAACTGGGTGGTGGGCACCCCCGCCCTGACGACCTCCCTGCGCGGGCTCGTCGACGGTGTCGTTCGCGTGCGCGTTGCGGAGCACGCGTCCCACTCGGGCATGTTCGGCGGGCCGGTTCTCGACGCGCTGACCGTGCTGGGCCGGGTCATCGCGAGCCTCCACGACGAGAATGGCGACGTCGCCGTCAAGGGACTCCACGTGCGGGAGGCGGAGGCGAGCGTCGAGTACCCAGAGGCGGACTTCGCTCGGGACGCCGGGCTGCTCGGCTCCTCCCGTCTCGCAGGCTCCGGCGCGCTGACCTCGCGCCTGTGGAACAAGCCCGCGCTCTCGGTCATCGGGATCGACGCTCCGAGCGTCGCTGTCGCGTCCAATACGCTCCTGAGCGAGGCACGGGCCAAGCTCAGCCTGCGGATCGCGCCGGGGGAGCGGCCTGAGCAGGCCATGAAGGCCCTCGCCGCCCACATTGAGGCGCTCGACGTCTTCGGTGCGGAGATTGCGTTCGAGCCGGGGGAGGCCGGGCAGCCCTTCCAGACGGACACCTCCGCGCCTTACGCGCAGACCATGCTGTCCGCCCTCGGGGAGGCGTTCGGAACCGATGCCGTCGAGACCGGCCTCGGCGGATCCATTCCCTTCATTGCGGACCTCAAGGAGGTCTACCCGGCCGTCGAGATCCTCGTGACCGGCGTCGAGGACCCGGACTCTCGTGCTCACTCCGCGAACGAGTCCCTCGATCTCGGGGACTTCCGCAAGGCCATCGTCGCGGAGACGCTCCTCCTCGCGCGCGCTGCAAGCGTCCGGGAAGAATCGGGGCCTTCGGAGCGTTGA
- the ctaC gene encoding aa3-type cytochrome oxidase subunit II — translation MGSQERTERGGRKLLKIAAVMPLAALALSGCTEEAKRGWMPAEPGTTNHTDALTSLWVHSWIAALAVGLITWGLLLWCLVAYRRRKNDVGFPRQISYNLPLEILYTALPLFMVFVLFYFTDKTQRQVDARVENPDVKVKVFGKQWAWDFNYDYQGEKHYFQGTQAHLSPTGETGVEKTLPTLYLPENKSVEFQLESRDVIHSFWIPQFLQKRDMIPGHTNYITLTPQRAGTYQGKCAELCGEYHSEMLFNVVVLPEDQFKAKMAELPKGEVGEEYNRKPTTTNSN, via the coding sequence GTGGGTTCGCAAGAACGTACGGAGCGCGGAGGCCGCAAGCTCCTCAAGATCGCGGCAGTCATGCCCCTCGCTGCGCTCGCGCTCTCGGGCTGCACCGAAGAGGCCAAGCGCGGGTGGATGCCGGCAGAGCCGGGCACGACCAACCACACGGACGCGCTGACGTCGCTGTGGGTCCACTCGTGGATTGCCGCGCTGGCGGTCGGCCTCATCACCTGGGGCCTCCTGCTGTGGTGCCTCGTCGCGTACCGGCGTCGCAAGAACGACGTCGGCTTCCCGCGCCAGATCTCCTACAACCTTCCCCTCGAGATCCTCTACACGGCCCTGCCGCTGTTCATGGTTTTCGTCCTCTTCTACTTCACCGACAAGACGCAGCGCCAGGTGGACGCTCGCGTCGAGAACCCTGACGTGAAGGTCAAGGTCTTCGGCAAGCAGTGGGCGTGGGACTTCAACTACGACTACCAGGGCGAGAAGCACTACTTCCAGGGCACCCAGGCGCACCTGTCTCCCACGGGCGAGACGGGCGTCGAGAAGACCCTCCCCACGCTGTACCTGCCCGAGAACAAGAGTGTCGAGTTCCAGCTGGAGTCCCGCGACGTCATCCACTCGTTCTGGATCCCGCAGTTCCTCCAGAAGCGTGACATGATCCCGGGTCACACGAACTACATCACGCTGACCCCGCAGCGGGCCGGCACGTACCAGGGCAAGTGCGCCGAACTCTGCGGCGAGTACCACTCTGAGATGCTCTTCAACGTCGTCGTCCTTCCTGAGGACCAGTTCAAGGCCAAGATGGCTGAGCTGCCCAAGGGCGAGGTTGGCGAAGAGTACAACCGCAAGCCGACCACCACGAACTCGAACTAG
- a CDS encoding quinone-dependent dihydroorotate dehydrogenase, which translates to MNIYPLFFKVVFSRMDPERAHEIGFRMIRLAESTGVSSVLRRLTAPHPSLETEAFGVRFPSPFGLAAGFDKTGAGVSALADLGFGHIEVGTVTAQPQPGNPAPRLFRLVKDRAVINRMGFNNDGAEAVARRLAPLKEALERRFPRARPVVGINIGKTKVVALEDAVEDYRASARRLAPLADYMVVNVSSPNTPGLRQLQSVEALEPILRAVQEEATAAAGRDMPLLVKIAPDLADDDVAAVARLVTTLGLAGVVATNTTITRDGLTTVAREVEDMGAGGLSGAPLAARSLEVLRLVRAELGEGPAVIAVGGVTSAADVRARLEAGATLVQGYTAFLYEGPFWAWRINRGLARRS; encoded by the coding sequence GTGAACATCTACCCCCTCTTCTTCAAGGTCGTCTTCTCGCGCATGGACCCCGAGCGGGCTCACGAGATCGGCTTCCGCATGATCCGCCTCGCCGAATCGACCGGCGTCAGCTCGGTCCTGCGGCGCCTCACCGCCCCGCACCCCTCTCTGGAGACGGAGGCCTTCGGCGTCCGCTTCCCGTCCCCGTTCGGCCTCGCCGCGGGCTTCGACAAGACGGGCGCCGGCGTCTCGGCCCTCGCTGACCTCGGGTTCGGCCACATCGAGGTCGGCACCGTCACGGCCCAGCCCCAGCCGGGCAACCCGGCCCCGCGCCTCTTCCGGCTGGTCAAGGACCGGGCCGTGATCAACCGGATGGGGTTCAACAATGACGGCGCCGAGGCCGTCGCACGCCGTCTCGCACCGCTCAAGGAGGCCCTGGAGCGGCGCTTCCCCCGCGCCCGCCCCGTCGTCGGCATCAATATCGGCAAGACCAAGGTGGTGGCTCTCGAGGACGCAGTGGAGGACTACCGGGCCTCGGCGCGGCGACTGGCGCCGCTCGCCGACTACATGGTCGTCAACGTCTCCTCGCCCAACACGCCGGGCCTGCGGCAGCTCCAGTCGGTCGAGGCGCTTGAGCCCATCCTGCGGGCCGTCCAGGAGGAGGCCACCGCGGCGGCGGGGCGGGATATGCCTCTCCTCGTGAAGATCGCGCCGGATCTTGCGGACGACGACGTGGCCGCCGTGGCCCGCCTCGTCACGACCCTCGGACTGGCCGGCGTGGTGGCCACCAACACGACGATCACCCGCGACGGACTGACGACCGTTGCCCGCGAGGTCGAGGACATGGGCGCAGGGGGCCTGTCTGGCGCGCCTCTCGCGGCTCGGTCCCTGGAGGTGCTGCGGCTCGTCCGGGCGGAACTGGGCGAGGGGCCGGCGGTCATCGCCGTCGGCGGAGTGACGAGCGCGGCGGACGTCCGCGCTCGCCTGGAAGCGGGGGCGACGCTTGTCCAGGGGTACACGGCCTTCCTCTACGAGGGGCCGTTCTGGGCGTGGCGCATCAACCGGGGCCTCGCCCGCCGCAGCTAG
- the qcrB gene encoding cytochrome bc1 complex cytochrome b subunit, with amino-acid sequence MSNTPNDSFVPATKLGRVANFVDSRTGGSAMVKEFGRKIFPDHWSFMFGEVALYSFVILLLSGTFLTFFFDPSMAETHYNGSFVQLKGVEMSVAYQSSLDISFDIRGGLFMRQVHHWAALMFVASVSVHMLRVFFTGAFRRPRELNWVVGGVLLVLAMAAGFTGYSLPDDLLSGNGLRIIDGVIKSIPIVGTYISLFLFGGEFPGTDIIGRLYVLHILLVPAIILLMIVIHLFMVVVHKHTQYPGPGRTNENVVGFPVGPVYAAKAGGFFFIVFGIIAVLAGFFTINPIWNYGPYDPSPVSAGTQPDWYIGWVDGALRLMPGVLGDFSFERNVRFPWGANTFVLNVLLPALGPALLILGLLFTWPWIERWVTKDNREHHVLDRPRNAPFRTAVGVAGFIFYCTLWAAASSDLIATHFRVSLNDVTYWLRALFFLGPILGFIITQRVCLSLQRKDREIVLHGRETGRLVRLPHGEYQEMHEALDPYKRHRLVHFNSYEVIPATPDIDGNLTLKEKLRGRLSRLFFEDRVLPVTPAELEAAHHGHAAEVESAGSHKAIGH; translated from the coding sequence ATGTCGAATACTCCCAACGACTCGTTCGTCCCGGCCACGAAGCTCGGCCGCGTTGCGAACTTCGTGGACTCCCGCACCGGTGGCTCTGCCATGGTCAAGGAGTTCGGGCGCAAGATCTTCCCGGACCACTGGTCCTTCATGTTCGGCGAGGTCGCCCTCTACTCGTTCGTCATCCTGCTCCTCTCGGGCACGTTCTTGACGTTCTTCTTCGACCCCTCAATGGCCGAGACCCACTACAACGGGTCCTTCGTCCAGCTCAAGGGTGTGGAGATGTCGGTGGCGTACCAGTCGTCGCTCGACATCTCGTTCGACATCCGCGGCGGCCTCTTCATGCGTCAGGTCCACCACTGGGCCGCGCTCATGTTTGTGGCCTCGGTGTCCGTCCACATGCTCCGCGTGTTCTTCACGGGCGCTTTCCGTCGCCCGCGTGAGCTCAACTGGGTTGTCGGTGGCGTGCTGCTCGTGCTCGCCATGGCTGCCGGCTTCACCGGCTACTCCCTCCCGGATGACCTCCTCTCGGGCAACGGCCTTCGCATCATCGACGGCGTCATCAAGTCGATCCCGATCGTCGGCACGTACATCTCTCTCTTCCTCTTCGGTGGCGAGTTCCCGGGTACGGACATCATCGGCCGCCTCTACGTGCTCCACATCCTCCTGGTGCCGGCCATCATCCTCCTGATGATCGTCATCCACCTCTTCATGGTTGTGGTGCACAAGCACACGCAGTACCCCGGCCCGGGTCGCACCAACGAGAACGTTGTCGGCTTCCCTGTCGGCCCTGTGTACGCAGCGAAGGCCGGCGGCTTCTTCTTCATCGTCTTCGGCATCATCGCGGTTCTTGCAGGCTTCTTCACGATCAACCCGATCTGGAACTACGGCCCGTACGATCCCTCCCCCGTGTCCGCCGGTACGCAGCCTGACTGGTACATCGGCTGGGTCGATGGCGCACTCCGCCTCATGCCGGGCGTCCTGGGCGACTTCAGCTTCGAGCGCAACGTTCGCTTCCCGTGGGGCGCGAACACGTTCGTCCTGAACGTTCTCCTGCCGGCCCTCGGCCCCGCTCTCCTCATCCTCGGCCTTCTCTTCACCTGGCCGTGGATCGAGCGGTGGGTCACGAAGGACAACCGCGAGCACCACGTGCTGGACCGCCCGCGCAATGCACCGTTCCGCACGGCCGTCGGCGTTGCCGGTTTCATCTTCTACTGCACGCTTTGGGCAGCAGCAAGCTCTGACCTCATTGCCACGCACTTCCGCGTGTCCCTCAACGATGTGACCTACTGGCTTCGGGCGCTGTTCTTCCTCGGCCCGATCCTCGGTTTCATCATCACCCAGCGCGTCTGCCTCTCCCTGCAGCGCAAGGACCGCGAGATCGTGCTCCACGGCCGTGAGACGGGTCGACTCGTTCGGCTCCCCCACGGTGAGTACCAGGAAATGCACGAGGCACTTGACCCCTACAAGCGTCACCGCCTCGTTCACTTCAACTCGTACGAGGTCATCCCGGCGACGCCCGACATCGACGGCAACCTCACCCTCAAGGAAAAGCTCCGCGGACGCCTGTCCCGCCTCTTCTTCGAGGACCGAGTTCTCCCGGTCACCCCGGCCGAGCTCGAGGCCGCCCACCACGGGCATGCCGCCGAGGTCGAGTCCGCTGGCTCGCACAAGGCGATCGGCCACTAG
- a CDS encoding GntR family transcriptional regulator has product MVERKTVQSKPESVRRHLLDLLDGLGDSVDMALPSERQLAAELGVARMTLRKAIDALVEEGRVVRIVGKGTFALPEKTALEPKLTGYSEEMRRRGMEPDSELLAFDQVPAPMALAREMGLGAGAPLVRYKRLMLADGAPMTVDENFIPLRLVPGILQGPAPTSLYRILSEDYGLHMDWGEDTITASAATATLSRQLRVELGAPLLRVQRRAYVRESLVDYSVSYYRADRYSISVPLRRPGQRRYSPRVTQSPLGPR; this is encoded by the coding sequence ATGGTGGAGCGGAAAACAGTCCAGTCGAAGCCCGAGTCCGTCCGCCGTCATCTGCTCGATCTCCTCGACGGCCTGGGCGACAGTGTGGACATGGCCCTGCCTTCGGAGCGCCAACTGGCTGCCGAACTCGGTGTGGCCCGCATGACCCTTCGGAAGGCCATTGACGCCCTCGTCGAGGAGGGCCGAGTCGTCCGCATCGTCGGCAAGGGCACCTTTGCCCTGCCAGAGAAGACCGCGCTTGAACCCAAGCTGACCGGTTACTCGGAGGAGATGCGTCGCCGCGGCATGGAGCCTGACTCGGAGCTGCTTGCGTTCGACCAAGTCCCCGCACCCATGGCGCTTGCGCGTGAGATGGGCCTGGGCGCCGGCGCGCCGCTCGTGCGCTACAAGCGCCTCATGCTGGCTGACGGCGCCCCCATGACCGTGGACGAGAACTTCATCCCCCTCCGCCTTGTGCCCGGCATCCTCCAGGGCCCTGCACCGACCTCCTTGTACCGCATCCTCAGCGAGGACTACGGCCTCCACATGGACTGGGGCGAGGACACGATCACGGCCTCCGCCGCGACAGCGACGCTCTCGAGGCAGCTTCGCGTCGAGCTCGGGGCTCCGCTCCTCAGGGTCCAGCGCCGCGCCTACGTTCGCGAGAGCCTCGTCGACTATTCCGTCTCCTACTATCGCGCGGACCGCTATAGCATTTCTGTGCCCCTGAGGCGCCCTGGACAGCGGCGTTACTCCCCGCGCGTCACGCAGAGCCCCCTGGGGCCGCGCTAG